A region from the Acyrthosiphon pisum isolate AL4f chromosome A1, pea_aphid_22Mar2018_4r6ur, whole genome shotgun sequence genome encodes:
- the cp58 gene encoding cuticular protein 58 precursor yields the protein MAFIQCTLAALLLHVACGSYLAHRAAAYHGAAPAAIGYHHGGAPAAYHHQGYDDAQSYDYAAYPAYSSASTYQADYPSYSSKPVDYYSPPKYSFNYGVKDYHTGDVKDQWEERDGDVVKGEYSLVEPDGTTRKVTYTADDHNGFNAVVHKSGTAHHPAQVAHAPVYHHAYRR from the exons ATGGCGTTCATACag TGCACACTCGCCGCTCTCCTGCTGCATGTGGCTTGCGGAAGCTACCTGGCTCACCGTGCTGCCGCTTACCATGGTGCTGCACCCGCTGCAATCGGTTACCACCACGGTGGCGCACCTGCTGCTTACCACCACCAGGGTTATGATGATGCCCAGTCTTATGACTACGCTGCATACCCGGCTTACTCGTCAGCCAGCACCTACCAAGCTGACTACCCTAGCTACTCCTCCAAACCCGTCGACTACTAC TCGCCGCCCAAGTACTCTTTCAACTACGGCGTGAAGGACTACCACACCGGTGACGTCAAGGACCAATGGGAAGAGAGAGACGGTGACGTTGTCAAGGGTGAATACAGCCTGGTCGAACCAGACGGTACCACACGCAAAGTCACGTACACCGCCGACGACCACAACGGTTTCAACGCGGTCGTACACAAGTCCGGCACTGCCCATCACCCAGCCCAGGTCGCCCACGCACCAGTCTACCACCACGCTTACCGCCGTTGA